A genomic stretch from Candidatus Omnitrophota bacterium includes:
- a CDS encoding adenylate kinase — protein sequence MRIVLLGPPGAGKGTQAKLLIEYLKVPHISTGDILRETVKGNSDIAAKVREIMNKGELVPDDLVTQMVSLRLKKEDASKGFILDGYPRNISQAKRLDEILTDKPIDAVIYLEASEDVVIQRLTGRRVCKKCGANYHIKNMPPRSEGLCDACGAELIQRSDDQADTVKKRLDVYLKQTSSLIDYYNNEGILLKLSADEDSDVVYRKLIEILKK from the coding sequence ATGAGGATAGTATTGCTCGGACCGCCTGGGGCAGGCAAGGGGACGCAGGCAAAATTGCTCATTGAATATCTCAAGGTGCCGCATATCTCAACCGGCGACATATTGAGAGAGACGGTGAAGGGTAATTCTGATATCGCGGCAAAGGTGCGCGAGATAATGAACAAGGGCGAGCTGGTCCCCGACGACCTTGTGACCCAGATGGTCTCCTTGCGCCTTAAGAAAGAAGACGCGTCCAAGGGGTTCATCCTTGACGGCTACCCGCGCAATATATCGCAGGCAAAGCGCCTGGATGAGATATTGACTGATAAGCCGATAGACGCGGTTATCTACCTGGAGGCCTCAGAGGATGTTGTCATACAGCGGCTGACCGGCAGGCGCGTATGCAAAAAATGCGGGGCGAATTATCACATCAAGAATATGCCTCCCAGGTCGGAAGGCTTATGCGATGCCTGCGGCGCGGAACTGATCCAGCGTTCCGATGACCAGGCCGATACCGTAAAAAAGCGCCTGGACGTTTATCTGAAGCAAACATCGTCTTTGATAGATTATTATAATAACGAAGGCATACTGCTGAAGTTATCGGCCGACGAAGATTCGGACGTGGTATATAGGAAGCTCATTGAGATACTGAAAAAGTAG
- the rplV gene encoding 50S ribosomal protein L22, producing MLVNAKAKFIKLTPNKVRQVLGLIRGKDVAEALTILSFVDKRPKTQITKVVNSAVASAKAKGIEPRQLYVSKAVCENGPMWKRFRAAAFGRATRIRKRTSHITIELDLKT from the coding sequence ATGTTAGTAAACGCGAAGGCGAAATTTATAAAACTCACCCCTAATAAAGTGCGGCAGGTGCTTGGCTTGATCAGGGGCAAGGATGTGGCAGAGGCGTTGACTATCCTTAGTTTCGTGGATAAGAGGCCGAAGACACAGATAACAAAGGTTGTTAATTCCGCCGTTGCCTCGGCGAAGGCCAAAGGCATAGAGCCCAGGCAGCTTTACGTCTCCAAGGCGGTCTGCGAAAACGGCCCTATGTGGAAAAGGTTCAGGGCCGCGGCGTTCGGCAGGGCGACCAGGATACGCAAGAGGACATCTCATATAACCATAGAGTTGGATCTAAAAACCTGA
- the rpsC gene encoding 30S ribosomal protein S3, with protein sequence MGQKVHPFLLRIGIIKNWHSRWYAPRQNFAKFILEDEKIRKFIKDKFKQAAVSHIIIERLTEKIRVRIHSARPGIIIGRHGADIERLRQDLSGMVGRELLIDIEEVKNPAVNAQLVAENVALQLEKRIAFRRAMKRAIEQAMNSGAKGIKIATSGRLGGAEMSRRETYRQGKIPLQTLRADIDYGFAEARTTYGAIGVKAWVYMGDIIGKPKAAREGSEDGSNAQESKV encoded by the coding sequence ATGGGACAGAAGGTTCATCCGTTTTTACTGAGAATAGGCATCATAAAGAATTGGCACAGCAGGTGGTACGCGCCGCGGCAGAATTTCGCCAAATTCATCCTCGAGGACGAGAAAATACGCAAGTTCATAAAGGATAAATTCAAACAGGCCGCCGTATCGCACATAATCATTGAGCGGCTTACCGAAAAGATACGCGTCAGGATCCATAGCGCCAGGCCGGGGATCATCATAGGCAGGCATGGGGCGGACATAGAGCGCCTGAGGCAGGACCTGTCGGGTATGGTAGGCAGGGAGCTTTTGATAGACATAGAAGAGGTAAAGAACCCCGCTGTCAATGCCCAGTTAGTAGCGGAGAATGTGGCGCTTCAGCTTGAAAAGCGCATCGCCTTCAGAAGGGCGATGAAACGCGCTATTGAGCAGGCAATGAATTCAGGCGCCAAAGGCATAAAGATAGCGACGTCAGGCCGGCTCGGCGGGGCAGAGATGTCCCGGCGGGAGACCTACAGGCAGGGCAAGATACCCTTGCAGACATTGAGGGCGGATATAGATTATGGTTTTGCCGAAGCGCGCACCACCTACGGGGCTATCGGTGTGAAGGCATGGGTCTATATGGGCGACATTATCGGCAAACCGAAAGCAGCACGGGAGGGCTCTGAAGATGGCTCTAATGCCCAAGAGAGTAAAGTATAG
- the rplF gene encoding 50S ribosomal protein L6, with the protein MSRLGKQPIAIPEGVKLQVSGKQISAEGPKGRDAYTLPGPIEARLEDNKLVLTRADDSKAAKSLHGLSRALVFNIVRGVKEGYAKQLEIQGVGYKAVVQGKNLMITLRFTHPVVFPVPDDIKIEVQKNTLISVSGINRQRVGEIAAEIRSIFRPEPYKGTGIRYAGEKVKKKLGKAATTKSS; encoded by the coding sequence ATGTCAAGACTAGGAAAACAACCGATAGCGATCCCCGAGGGAGTTAAGCTGCAGGTCAGCGGCAAACAGATCTCCGCCGAAGGCCCTAAAGGCAGAGACGCCTATACTCTTCCCGGGCCCATAGAGGCGAGACTGGAAGACAATAAACTGGTCCTGACAAGGGCCGATGACAGCAAGGCAGCAAAGTCGCTTCACGGCCTTAGCAGGGCGCTGGTTTTTAACATAGTAAGAGGGGTCAAGGAGGGTTACGCCAAACAGCTTGAGATACAGGGTGTAGGATATAAGGCGGTTGTGCAGGGGAAGAACCTGATGATTACCTTAAGGTTCACCCATCCCGTGGTTTTCCCTGTGCCCGACGACATTAAGATAGAGGTACAGAAGAATACCCTGATAAGCGTAAGCGGCATCAACAGGCAGCGCGTAGGGGAGATAGCCGCTGAGATCCGTTCTATTTTCCGGCCCGAGCCGTATAAAGGCACCGGCATCCGCTACGCGGGAGAAAAGGTCAAGAAGAAACTCGGAAAAGCGGCAACAACTAAGTCGTCATAA
- the rpsS gene encoding 30S ribosomal protein S19: MPRSVSKGAYVEESLMRKVERLQKTGQRQPVKTWSRRSTIIPEFVGLTFLVHDGRKHIPVFVTENMVGHKLGEFAPSRIFKKHGGVKAKKAADKT; the protein is encoded by the coding sequence ATGCCGCGTTCAGTCAGCAAGGGAGCTTATGTAGAAGAGAGCCTTATGAGGAAAGTAGAACGTCTGCAGAAGACAGGCCAGAGGCAGCCGGTCAAGACCTGGTCAAGGCGTTCCACGATCATACCGGAATTTGTGGGGTTGACTTTCCTGGTCCATGACGGCCGCAAGCATATACCGGTATTTGTGACCGAAAATATGGTGGGGCACAAGTTGGGAGAATTCGCCCCCTCCAGGATATTTAAGAAGCACGGTGGAGTAAAGGCGAAGAAGGCGGCGGACAAAACCTAA
- a CDS encoding type Z 30S ribosomal protein S14 — protein sequence MAKESQIERWKRKPKFSTRQHNRCPICGRSRGYLRRFQLCRICFRELAWRGLIPGVKKASW from the coding sequence ATGGCGAAAGAATCACAGATAGAACGTTGGAAGAGGAAGCCGAAATTCAGCACAAGGCAACATAATCGCTGCCCTATCTGCGGAAGGTCAAGGGGTTACCTGAGGAGATTTCAGCTCTGCAGGATCTGTTTCCGCGAATTGGCCTGGAGGGGTTTGATACCGGGCGTGAAAAAGGCAAGCTGGTAA
- the map gene encoding type I methionyl aminopeptidase: MIARRQADEIEVIRRAGAIVAEVLRILAARVKPGITTQELDILAEESIRGRQAKCAFKGYRGFPSAACVSVNEEVVHGIPSSRVIKEGDIVSIDLGVELSGFFADAAVTVGVGKISAEASKLLEVTRKALTLGLKQARPGNHVSDISYAVQNCVESQGFSVVRQFVGHGIGRKLHEDPEIPNFGRPHRGERLEAGMVLAIEPMVNAGTWEVAILDNGWTAVTADSALSAHFEHTVAVTEKGPEILTV, encoded by the coding sequence ATGATCGCCCGCAGGCAAGCAGATGAAATTGAGGTTATCCGCCGCGCAGGTGCCATAGTTGCCGAGGTCTTGAGGATCCTGGCGGCGCGCGTAAAGCCGGGGATAACGACTCAGGAGTTGGACATCCTGGCAGAAGAGAGTATCAGGGGCCGGCAGGCGAAATGCGCGTTCAAGGGTTACAGGGGCTTTCCCTCGGCGGCGTGCGTTTCCGTGAATGAGGAGGTTGTTCACGGCATCCCGTCTTCAAGGGTGATCAAAGAGGGCGACATAGTCAGCATTGACCTGGGCGTGGAGCTATCCGGGTTTTTCGCCGACGCCGCCGTTACCGTGGGCGTGGGCAAGATCAGCGCTGAGGCGTCAAAGCTCCTGGAGGTTACGCGCAAAGCGCTGACCTTGGGGCTTAAGCAGGCAAGGCCCGGCAACCACGTCTCTGATATTTCTTACGCGGTGCAGAACTGCGTGGAATCACAGGGGTTCTCAGTGGTGCGGCAGTTTGTGGGGCATGGGATCGGCAGGAAACTGCATGAGGATCCGGAAATACCCAACTTCGGCAGGCCGCACAGAGGAGAACGCCTGGAGGCGGGTATGGTGCTGGCGATAGAGCCGATGGTCAACGCGGGCACGTGGGAAGTCGCGATATTAGATAACGGTTGGACCGCGGTGACGGCTGATTCAGCGTTGTCGGCGCATTTTGAACATACTGTAGCCGTAACGGAAAAGGGGCCGGAGATATTGACGGTATAA
- the infA gene encoding translation initiation factor IF-1 — MAKEELIEVEGTVVETLPNAMFRVELENGHIVLAHVCGKMRMHFIRILPGDKVKLELSPYDLSRGRIIHRGK; from the coding sequence ATGGCCAAAGAAGAATTAATAGAGGTTGAAGGCACGGTCGTAGAAACACTTCCCAATGCCATGTTCAGAGTGGAATTGGAGAACGGTCATATAGTTCTGGCCCATGTCTGCGGCAAGATGAGGATGCATTTTATAAGAATACTGCCGGGAGATAAGGTTAAGCTTGAATTATCGCCTTATGATCTAAGCCGGGGAAGGATAATACACAGAGGAAAATGA
- the rplN gene encoding 50S ribosomal protein L14, with the protein MIQLRSILDVADNTGARKASCIGVIGCKGKPFANVGDIIMVNIKESQPEAIIKKGEKARAVVVRTRAPIRREDGSILRFDRNAVVFIDNQLNPRGTRVFGPVARELRDKNFTKIISLAPEVI; encoded by the coding sequence ATGATACAACTCAGGTCAATATTAGATGTGGCGGATAATACCGGAGCCAGAAAGGCCTCCTGCATAGGCGTTATCGGATGCAAGGGGAAGCCCTTCGCGAATGTCGGCGATATCATAATGGTCAATATAAAGGAGTCGCAGCCCGAGGCGATAATCAAGAAGGGCGAAAAGGCAAGGGCGGTCGTCGTGCGCACCAGGGCGCCCATAAGGCGCGAGGACGGCTCCATATTAAGGTTTGACAGGAACGCGGTGGTATTCATAGATAATCAGCTTAATCCCAGGGGCACCAGAGTGTTCGGCCCGGTGGCGAGAGAATTAAGGGACAAGAATTTTACTAAGATCATCTCGCTGGCGCCGGAGGTAATTTAA
- the rplO gene encoding 50S ribosomal protein L15, whose translation MLLSEIRPPEGSRRRKKLRGRGSSSGHGKTSCRGSKGQLSRAGRHFYAGFEGGQMPLIRKIPKRGFRVYKRSEYQLIDIARLKRFEKDSVLNPALLKEKRLIKDEKGPIKILGNMELAKPLTVEADAFSKAARRSIEKAGGKAVIRNAQRAS comes from the coding sequence ATGTTGCTTAGCGAGATCCGCCCTCCGGAGGGCTCAAGGAGGAGAAAGAAGCTCAGGGGGCGCGGCTCAAGTTCAGGCCACGGCAAGACCTCCTGCCGCGGCTCTAAAGGGCAGTTGTCGAGGGCAGGCAGGCATTTTTACGCCGGCTTTGAAGGCGGCCAGATGCCGCTTATCAGGAAGATCCCCAAAAGAGGGTTCAGGGTATATAAGAGGTCCGAATATCAGCTGATAGACATCGCGCGGCTGAAGCGGTTTGAGAAAGACAGCGTTCTTAATCCCGCGCTGTTAAAGGAAAAACGGCTGATAAAAGACGAGAAAGGCCCGATAAAGATACTGGGCAATATGGAATTGGCAAAGCCGCTCACTGTAGAGGCGGATGCTTTCTCAAAGGCAGCACGCCGGTCGATTGAAAAGGCGGGCGGTAAAGCGGTTATAAGAAATGCTCAGCGCGCTTCTTAA
- the rplP gene encoding 50S ribosomal protein L16: protein MALMPKRVKYRKFHRGKRRGVATRGANLAFGEYGLKALGNAWLTNTQIEAIRVLLTRQLRRGGRLWLRVFPHKSTTKKPAETRMGKGKGELDKWVAIVKRGNIIFELGGIPAPLAIEACRLAAYKLPFRTKFVAREHK from the coding sequence ATGGCTCTAATGCCCAAGAGAGTAAAGTATAGGAAGTTCCATCGCGGCAAAAGAAGGGGCGTAGCCACCAGAGGCGCAAACCTGGCTTTTGGAGAATACGGGCTTAAGGCGTTGGGGAACGCTTGGCTTACCAATACGCAGATAGAGGCCATAAGGGTCCTTCTGACCAGGCAGTTGAGGCGCGGCGGAAGGCTGTGGCTGCGCGTTTTTCCTCACAAGTCCACAACCAAGAAGCCGGCGGAAACCAGGATGGGCAAGGGCAAGGGTGAACTTGATAAATGGGTGGCGATAGTCAAGCGTGGCAATATAATCTTTGAATTGGGAGGCATTCCCGCGCCGTTGGCTATAGAGGCATGCCGGTTGGCGGCATATAAGCTGCCTTTCAGGACGAAATTCGTGGCAAGGGAGCATAAATGA
- the rplE gene encoding 50S ribosomal protein L5, with protein MDQKSQPARLQVRYKEEVIPQMMKRFGYKNPMQVPRLKKIVVNMGVGEALTDIKIMDKAVEELALITGQKPLLRRARTAISNFKLKKNAPVGCKVTLRRRIMYEFMDRLISFAIPRIKDFRGVNPGAFDKDGNFTLGLSEQAIFPEINYDKISRVQGMDITFVIEGGSKEESRELLKHFGMPFKSE; from the coding sequence ATGGACCAGAAGTCACAGCCGGCACGGCTGCAGGTAAGATATAAGGAAGAGGTCATCCCGCAGATGATGAAGCGCTTCGGCTACAAGAACCCTATGCAGGTGCCGCGCCTTAAGAAGATAGTGGTGAATATGGGCGTGGGAGAGGCGCTTACCGACATCAAGATAATGGATAAGGCGGTGGAGGAGCTGGCGCTTATAACCGGCCAAAAGCCCCTTTTAAGGCGCGCCAGGACGGCCATCTCCAATTTCAAGCTCAAGAAGAACGCGCCTGTGGGCTGCAAGGTTACATTGAGGCGCAGGATCATGTATGAATTCATGGACCGCCTGATAAGTTTCGCCATACCGAGGATAAAGGATTTCAGAGGGGTCAACCCGGGCGCCTTTGATAAAGACGGGAATTTTACCTTGGGGTTATCTGAACAGGCGATATTTCCCGAGATCAACTACGATAAGATCTCCAGGGTCCAGGGTATGGATATAACGTTTGTGATAGAAGGCGGCTCCAAAGAGGAGTCGCGCGAATTATTAAAGCATTTCGGGATGCCTTTTAAATCGGAGTAA
- the rplX gene encoding 50S ribosomal protein L24 has translation MLKIKKNDTVKVLSGRDRGKTGKVLQLYLAEGKALVEGINVVKKHMRRVKEGQQAGIVSVDSPINISNIMLVCGRCHKATRVGFTVLKDGTKARVCKNCKETL, from the coding sequence ATGTTGAAGATAAAGAAAAACGACACAGTAAAAGTGCTTTCCGGCAGAGACAGGGGTAAGACCGGCAAGGTGTTGCAGTTATACCTCGCGGAAGGCAAGGCGCTGGTTGAAGGTATCAACGTTGTAAAAAAGCATATGCGCCGGGTAAAAGAAGGCCAGCAGGCAGGTATAGTGTCGGTAGATTCTCCCATAAACATCTCTAATATCATGCTGGTATGCGGCCGCTGCCATAAGGCGACGAGGGTAGGTTTTACCGTGCTTAAAGACGGGACAAAGGCGCGCGTCTGCAAGAATTGCAAGGAGACATTATAG
- the secY gene encoding preprotein translocase subunit SecY, translating to MLSALLNSFRIPELKKKLLVTLGLLVVYRIGCFVPTPGINGAELAKFFKQIGQTQGGALFGIINMFSGGAMERITIFALGIMPYISASIILQLLTAIVPALEKLAKEGQAGYQKINQYTRYGTVALALVQSFFISLWLESPARFEGLSIVADPGWSFRFITMITLTGGTIFIMWLGEQIQERGIGNGISLIITAGIISRIPTAIQQLFFLIAPGKGAARQIEPVTLLIMAAFLVAVVWSVTLITQGQRKIPVQYARRIVGRKIYGGQSTYIPLKVDTSGVIAIIFAQSIILFPATLATFIPNPAFQRIAESLSRGHGPYTLLYALLIVFFCYFYTAIVFNPRDLADNMKKYGGFIPGIRPGEPTAEYLNYVMTRITLAGAMFIVAIAILPDMIMASLNVPYLIASFFGGTGILIVVGVMLDTIKQIESHLLMRHYEGFIKSAKIKGRR from the coding sequence ATGCTCAGCGCGCTTCTTAATTCCTTTAGGATACCGGAACTGAAGAAGAAGCTGTTGGTTACCCTGGGCCTTCTTGTGGTATACAGGATCGGCTGTTTCGTGCCTACTCCGGGGATCAACGGCGCTGAGCTCGCCAAGTTTTTTAAACAGATAGGCCAGACACAAGGCGGCGCGCTCTTTGGCATAATCAATATGTTTTCCGGCGGCGCGATGGAGCGGATCACCATATTCGCGTTGGGCATCATGCCTTACATATCCGCCTCCATCATATTGCAGCTGCTTACGGCTATAGTCCCCGCTTTGGAGAAGTTAGCCAAGGAAGGGCAGGCGGGCTATCAGAAGATCAACCAGTACACAAGGTACGGCACTGTCGCGCTGGCTTTAGTCCAGTCGTTCTTTATATCGCTGTGGCTGGAAAGCCCGGCAAGGTTTGAGGGTTTGAGCATAGTGGCCGATCCCGGCTGGAGTTTTCGTTTTATCACGATGATAACGCTTACCGGCGGGACGATCTTCATAATGTGGCTGGGAGAGCAGATACAGGAGAGAGGCATCGGCAACGGGATATCTTTGATAATCACCGCGGGCATTATCTCGCGGATCCCCACAGCCATACAGCAGTTGTTTTTTCTTATCGCTCCCGGAAAGGGCGCTGCCAGGCAGATCGAACCCGTGACGCTTTTGATCATGGCGGCATTCCTTGTGGCGGTGGTCTGGTCTGTCACGCTGATCACGCAAGGCCAGCGTAAGATCCCTGTCCAGTACGCCAGAAGGATAGTCGGCAGGAAGATCTACGGCGGGCAGAGCACCTATATCCCTTTGAAGGTCGATACTTCAGGGGTCATAGCCATAATCTTCGCGCAGTCCATCATATTATTTCCGGCTACGCTCGCCACCTTTATTCCCAACCCGGCGTTTCAGCGTATAGCAGAGTCGCTGTCGCGCGGGCATGGCCCTTATACGCTGCTCTATGCTTTATTAATAGTGTTCTTCTGTTATTTCTATACCGCCATTGTCTTTAATCCGCGCGACCTCGCGGACAATATGAAGAAATACGGCGGCTTTATCCCGGGCATACGGCCGGGCGAGCCTACAGCGGAGTATCTTAACTATGTAATGACCCGGATCACGCTGGCAGGCGCGATGTTCATAGTAGCGATCGCGATATTGCCGGATATGATCATGGCGTCGCTTAATGTCCCTTATTTGATCGCTTCATTCTTCGGCGGCACCGGTATCCTTATAGTCGTAGGGGTAATGCTGGATACCATAAAACAGATCGAGTCCCATCTTCTTATGAGGCACTACGAGGGGTTTATCAAATCGGCGAAGATAAAGGGAAGAAGATGA
- the rpmJ gene encoding 50S ribosomal protein L36, with amino-acid sequence MKVKASVKKICSNCKIIRRKGVIRVICDNPKHKQRQG; translated from the coding sequence ATGAAAGTCAAGGCGTCTGTTAAGAAGATTTGCAGCAACTGTAAGATAATCAGGAGAAAAGGGGTTATCAGGGTTATCTGCGACAATCCCAAACACAAGCAAAGGCAAGGTTAG
- the rpsH gene encoding 30S ribosomal protein S8 — MSITDPIADTLVKLKNASMVFKESVDVPFSRMTQSILEILKREHYIAEIKPLEQEGSRKRLRVYLKYYAPKKPVLTGIQRRSKPGLRVYSRCKDMPFVLRGKGLAVVSTSKGLMTNKEARGQKIGGEVLFYIW, encoded by the coding sequence ATGTCAATAACCGATCCGATAGCAGATACGTTAGTTAAATTGAAGAACGCCTCAATGGTATTCAAAGAGAGCGTTGATGTGCCTTTTTCCAGGATGACTCAGTCGATCCTGGAGATATTGAAAAGGGAGCATTATATAGCAGAGATAAAGCCGTTGGAACAAGAGGGAAGCCGCAAGCGCCTGAGGGTATACCTTAAATACTACGCGCCCAAGAAGCCCGTCTTGACCGGGATACAGCGCAGGTCAAAGCCCGGATTAAGGGTTTATTCCCGGTGTAAGGATATGCCTTTTGTGCTTCGCGGTAAAGGGCTGGCAGTTGTTTCCACTTCTAAAGGCCTGATGACAAATAAAGAGGCGCGCGGCCAGAAAATCGGCGGCGAGGTTTTGTTTTACATTTGGTAA
- the rpmC gene encoding 50S ribosomal protein L29, producing the protein MKIAELKNLSDAELEQKKISLQGDLFKLNFEKFSGRVDKPHNFSLYKKDIARIETILRERRK; encoded by the coding sequence ATGAAGATAGCGGAGTTGAAGAACCTGAGCGACGCGGAATTAGAGCAGAAGAAGATCTCTCTTCAGGGAGATCTGTTTAAGCTTAATTTTGAGAAATTTTCAGGCAGGGTGGATAAGCCGCATAATTTTTCACTGTATAAAAAAGACATTGCCAGGATAGAAACTATTCTAAGGGAAAGGCGTAAATGA
- the rplR gene encoding 50S ribosomal protein L18 has protein sequence MDKKKIARLERHKRIRKKIHGSSSMPRLCVFRSLKNICAQVIDDSRQKTLFSLSTADKAIKKSLPYGGNVKAAAVLGREVARLAGERGVKQVVFDRAGYAYHGRIKALAEAAKGAGLSFNDKGK, from the coding sequence ATGGATAAGAAAAAGATAGCAAGATTGGAAAGGCATAAAAGGATAAGGAAGAAGATACACGGCTCTTCATCTATGCCGCGTTTGTGCGTCTTCAGGAGCCTCAAGAATATTTGCGCGCAGGTCATTGATGACAGCCGGCAGAAGACGCTTTTTTCCTTAAGCACTGCCGATAAGGCCATAAAGAAGTCGCTGCCTTACGGCGGAAACGTAAAGGCCGCTGCCGTATTAGGGCGGGAGGTCGCCCGGCTCGCGGGGGAACGCGGGGTAAAGCAGGTTGTCTTTGACCGCGCCGGCTATGCCTATCATGGCAGGATAAAGGCGCTTGCCGAGGCGGCAAAAGGCGCGGGTTTAAGTTTTAACGACAAAGGAAAATAA
- the rpsE gene encoding 30S ribosomal protein S5 — MNNPRGGTREGGRQEQPDFVEKVVTINRITKVTKGGKKMSFSALVVVGNKKGNAGFALGKANEVADAIRKGLAAAKKSMVKIDLKGTTISHDILGKFGAATVLLRPASEGTGIIAAGSVRAVCEAAGIKDILTKCLKSNNPVNVIKAVFDGLARLKPDREVEQNVA; from the coding sequence ATGAATAATCCAAGAGGGGGTACTAGAGAAGGCGGCCGTCAGGAGCAGCCGGATTTTGTGGAAAAGGTGGTTACCATAAACAGGATAACCAAGGTTACCAAAGGCGGCAAGAAAATGTCTTTCAGCGCCCTGGTCGTGGTCGGCAATAAAAAAGGCAACGCGGGCTTTGCCCTGGGCAAGGCAAACGAAGTTGCCGATGCCATACGCAAGGGTTTGGCCGCCGCCAAGAAGAGCATGGTGAAGATCGATCTGAAGGGTACGACAATAAGCCACGATATACTGGGAAAATTCGGCGCGGCCACGGTATTGCTGAGGCCGGCGTCGGAAGGGACCGGCATAATCGCGGCCGGAAGCGTCAGGGCGGTCTGCGAGGCGGCGGGCATCAAGGATATACTTACAAAGTGCCTCAAGTCAAACAATCCGGTAAATGTTATCAAGGCGGTATTTGACGGCCTTGCCCGCCTTAAGCCGGACCGGGAGGTAGAACAGAATGTTGCTTAG
- the rpsQ gene encoding 30S ribosomal protein S17: MSTENTDIAAKVKAQGRKRTRGVVLSRKMNKTAIVRCVTLTRHALYGKVMKRAIKFKVHVEKNSANAGDWVEIEAVRPISKEKHFRLVKILKKAA; the protein is encoded by the coding sequence ATGAGTACAGAGAATACAGACATAGCCGCAAAGGTAAAAGCACAGGGAAGAAAGCGCACGAGAGGCGTGGTGCTCTCGCGCAAGATGAATAAGACCGCGATCGTCCGCTGCGTCACGCTTACGAGGCACGCTCTATACGGCAAGGTCATGAAGAGGGCGATAAAATTCAAAGTGCACGTTGAAAAGAACAGCGCTAACGCGGGCGACTGGGTGGAGATAGAAGCAGTCAGGCCCATATCAAAGGAAAAACATTTCCGGCTGGTTAAAATATTGAAAAAGGCGGCATAA
- the rpsM gene encoding 30S ribosomal protein S13 gives MPRILGVDIPKEKRIDISLTYLFGIGRKTSRDVLKEANIEVSKRAKDLTDEEVAHITTVIQKGVGKVEGDRRRDISQNIKRLMDIGCWRGLRHKKSLPARGQRTRTNARTRKGPRKGGMAIIKKAES, from the coding sequence ATGCCAAGAATTTTAGGCGTTGATATTCCAAAGGAAAAACGAATAGACATTTCGCTTACTTATCTGTTCGGCATCGGCAGGAAGACATCGCGCGATGTCCTTAAGGAAGCCAATATTGAGGTAAGCAAGCGCGCCAAGGATCTGACCGACGAGGAAGTGGCCCATATCACTACGGTGATCCAGAAAGGCGTCGGGAAGGTCGAGGGAGACAGGCGCCGCGATATCTCACAGAATATAAAGCGCCTTATGGATATCGGCTGCTGGCGGGGCCTGAGGCATAAGAAAAGCCTTCCCGCTAGAGGCCAGAGAACGCGCACTAATGCCAGGACCAGGAAAGGGCCGCGCAAGGGCGGCATGGCAATAATAAAGAAGGCGGAATCATAA